A single region of the Mycobacterium avium subsp. avium genome encodes:
- a CDS encoding sugar phosphate isomerase/epimerase family protein — MRPAIKVGLSTASVYPLRAEAAFEYAARLGYDGVELMVWAESASQDIAAVKKLSRRYRVPVLSVHAPCLLISQRVWGANPIPKLDRSVRAAEQLGAQTVVVHPPFRWQRRYAEGFTEQVATLEAASDVMIAVENMFPFRADRFFGAGQSLERMRRRGGGPGPAISAFAPSYDPLDGHHAHYTLDLSHTATAGTDSLDMARRMGNGLVHLHLCDGNGLPADEHLVPGRGTQPTAEVCQMLAAGHFAGHVILEVSTSSARSATEREAMLAESLQFARTHLLR; from the coding sequence GTGCGCCCTGCCATCAAAGTCGGCCTGTCCACGGCTTCGGTGTATCCGTTGCGGGCCGAGGCCGCGTTCGAATACGCGGCCCGGCTCGGCTACGACGGGGTGGAGCTGATGGTGTGGGCCGAGTCGGCCAGCCAGGACATCGCCGCCGTCAAGAAGCTGTCCCGGCGCTATCGGGTGCCGGTGCTGTCCGTGCACGCGCCGTGCCTGCTGATCTCGCAGCGGGTGTGGGGCGCCAACCCGATCCCCAAGCTGGACCGCAGCGTGCGCGCCGCCGAGCAACTGGGCGCGCAGACCGTCGTCGTGCATCCGCCGTTCCGCTGGCAGCGGCGGTACGCCGAGGGGTTCACCGAGCAGGTCGCGACGCTGGAGGCGGCCAGCGACGTGATGATCGCGGTGGAGAACATGTTCCCGTTCCGGGCGGACCGGTTTTTCGGGGCCGGCCAGTCGCTGGAACGCATGCGCCGCCGCGGCGGCGGCCCCGGCCCGGCGATCTCGGCGTTCGCGCCGTCCTACGACCCGCTGGACGGCCACCACGCCCACTACACGCTGGACCTGTCCCACACCGCGACGGCCGGCACCGATTCGCTGGACATGGCGCGGCGGATGGGCAACGGGCTGGTGCACCTGCACCTGTGCGACGGCAACGGGCTGCCCGCCGACGAACATCTGGTGCCCGGCCGCGGCACCCAGCCCACCGCCGAGGTGTGCCAGATGCTGGCCGCCGGCCATTTCGCCGGCCACGTCATCCTCGAGGTGTCGACGTCCAGCGCGCGCAGCGCCACCGAGCGGGAGGCCATGCTCGCCGAATCGCTACAGTTCGCCCGCACCCATCTGCTGCGCTGA
- a CDS encoding sensor histidine kinase, translating into MTVFSALLLAGVLSVLALAAGVAVGTRLSPRAAQRRQRISTEWTGITVAQMLERIVALMPLGAAVVDAHRGVVYLNDRAKELGLVRDRQLDDQAWEAAQQALTGVDVEFDLRPAKRSGGRSGLSVHGQARLLSEEDRRFAVVFAHDQSDYARMEATRRDFVANVSHELKTPVGAMALLAEALLASADDSETVRRFAEKVLVEANRLGDMVAELIELSRLQGAERLTNVTEVDVDSVVNEAISRHKVAADNANIEVRTDAPSGLRVLGDETLLVTALANLVSNAIAYSPPGSPVSISRRRRGDNIEIAVTDRGIGIALEDQERVFERFFRGDKARSRATGGSGLGLAIVKHVAANHNGTIGVWSKPGTGSTFTLSIPAAVAPDRGDGESEQPQGREVRPNRSQREEELSR; encoded by the coding sequence GTGACTGTGTTCTCGGCACTGTTGCTGGCCGGGGTCTTGTCCGTGCTGGCACTGGCCGCAGGTGTGGCGGTCGGGACCCGGTTGTCCCCGCGGGCGGCGCAGCGCCGCCAGCGGATCAGCACCGAATGGACCGGGATCACCGTCGCGCAAATGCTGGAACGCATCGTGGCGCTGATGCCGCTGGGCGCGGCGGTGGTGGACGCCCACCGCGGCGTCGTCTACCTCAACGACCGGGCCAAGGAGCTGGGCCTGGTGCGCGACCGCCAGCTCGATGACCAGGCCTGGGAGGCCGCGCAGCAGGCGCTGACCGGTGTCGACGTGGAATTCGACCTGCGGCCGGCGAAACGGTCCGGGGGCCGGTCCGGCCTGTCGGTGCACGGGCAGGCGCGGTTGCTCAGCGAGGAAGACCGCCGGTTCGCCGTGGTGTTCGCCCACGACCAGTCCGACTATGCCCGGATGGAGGCGACCCGGCGCGACTTCGTGGCCAACGTCAGCCACGAGCTCAAGACTCCGGTGGGGGCCATGGCGCTGCTCGCCGAGGCGCTGCTGGCGTCGGCCGACGACTCCGAGACCGTGCGCCGGTTCGCCGAGAAGGTGCTGGTCGAGGCCAACCGGCTGGGCGACATGGTTGCCGAGCTGATCGAGCTGTCCCGGCTGCAGGGCGCCGAGCGGTTGACCAACGTCACTGAGGTCGACGTGGATAGTGTTGTGAACGAAGCGATTTCGCGCCACAAGGTGGCGGCCGACAACGCCAACATCGAGGTTCGGACCGACGCCCCCAGCGGTTTGCGGGTGCTGGGCGACGAGACGCTGTTGGTCACCGCGTTGGCGAACCTGGTGTCCAATGCCATCGCCTATTCGCCGCCGGGCTCGCCGGTGTCGATCAGCCGTCGCCGCCGCGGCGACAACATCGAGATCGCCGTCACCGACCGCGGCATCGGCATCGCGCTGGAGGATCAGGAGCGGGTTTTCGAGCGGTTCTTCCGGGGGGACAAGGCGCGCTCACGCGCCACCGGCGGCAGCGGCCTGGGCCTGGCCATCGTCAAGCACGTCGCGGCCAATCACAACGGCACCATCGGGGTGTGGAGCAAGCCGGGCACCGGATCGACATTCACCCTGTCCATTCCGGCGGCCGTGGCGCCGGATCGGGGCGACGGCGAATCCGAGCAGCCGCAGGGTCGTGAGGTGCGGCCCAACCGTTCCCAACGAGAGGAAGAACTAAGCCGATGA
- a CDS encoding Ppx/GppA phosphatase family protein, which produces MRLGVLDVGSNTVHLLVVDAHRGGHPTPMSSTKATLRLAEATDSAGKITKRGAEKLISTIDEFAKIADSSGCEELMAFATSAVREAGNSEEVLNRVRKETGVELRVLTGVDESRLTFLAVRRWYGWSAGRIINLDIGGGSLEMSSGLDEEPEVALSLPLGAGRLTREWLPDDPPGRRRVAMLRDWLDAELAEASENILEAGTPDLTVATSKTFRSLARLTGAAPSGAGPRVKRTLTANGLRQLISFISRMTTADRAELEGVSAERAPQIVAGALVAEASMRALSIESVDICPWALREGLILRKLDSEADGTALMEPSVRNAGGQVVDRNQNRSRGDKP; this is translated from the coding sequence GTGCGATTGGGCGTGCTCGACGTGGGTAGCAACACGGTGCATCTGCTGGTGGTCGATGCCCACCGGGGTGGCCATCCGACCCCGATGAGTTCGACGAAAGCCACCCTGCGGCTGGCCGAGGCCACCGACAGCGCCGGCAAGATCACCAAGCGCGGCGCCGAGAAGCTGATCTCCACCATCGACGAATTCGCCAAGATCGCCGACAGTTCGGGCTGCGAGGAGCTGATGGCGTTCGCCACCTCGGCGGTGCGGGAGGCGGGCAACTCCGAGGAAGTGTTGAATCGGGTCCGCAAGGAGACCGGCGTCGAGCTGCGGGTGCTGACCGGGGTCGACGAGTCCCGGCTGACGTTCCTGGCGGTGCGCCGCTGGTACGGGTGGAGCGCGGGCCGGATCATCAACCTCGACATCGGCGGCGGCTCGCTGGAGATGTCCAGCGGCCTGGACGAGGAGCCCGAGGTGGCGTTGTCGCTGCCGCTGGGCGCGGGCCGGCTGACCCGCGAATGGCTGCCCGACGATCCGCCCGGCCGGCGCCGGGTGGCGATGCTGCGGGACTGGCTGGACGCCGAGCTCGCCGAGGCCAGCGAAAACATCCTGGAGGCCGGAACCCCGGACCTCACGGTGGCGACGTCGAAGACGTTTCGCTCGCTGGCGCGGCTCACCGGGGCGGCGCCCTCGGGCGCCGGACCGCGGGTCAAAAGGACGCTGACAGCAAACGGCCTCAGGCAACTCATATCTTTCATCTCTAGGATGACGACCGCTGACCGGGCCGAACTGGAAGGAGTGAGCGCCGAGCGGGCGCCGCAGATCGTGGCGGGCGCTTTGGTGGCGGAGGCGAGCATGCGAGCGCTGTCGATCGAATCGGTGGATATCTGCCCGTGGGCGTTACGGGAAGGTCTCATCTTGCGCAAACTCGACAGCGAAGCCGACGGAACGGCCCTCATGGAGCCGTCCGTGCGTAATGCTGGAGGTCAGGTAGTTGATCGGAATCAGAACCGATCGAGAGGCGACAAACCATGA
- a CDS encoding YbjN domain-containing protein translates to MSATVERVIEDTLQASGLTYSKHAGAHGGPSGLVVELPGERKLKTNTILSVGEHSVRVEAFVCRKPDENHEGVYRFLLKRNRRLYGVAYTLDNVGDIYLVGRMSLASVSGDEIDRVLGQVLEAVDSDFNTLLELGFRSSIQKEWEWRVSRGESLKNLQAFAHLIDDDEG, encoded by the coding sequence ATGAGCGCCACCGTCGAGCGGGTGATCGAGGACACGCTGCAGGCCAGCGGCCTGACCTACTCGAAACACGCTGGGGCGCATGGCGGTCCGTCGGGCCTGGTGGTGGAACTGCCCGGCGAGCGCAAGCTCAAGACCAACACCATCCTGAGCGTCGGCGAGCACTCGGTGCGGGTCGAGGCGTTCGTGTGCCGCAAACCGGACGAGAACCACGAGGGCGTGTACCGGTTCCTGCTCAAACGCAACCGCCGCCTCTACGGCGTGGCCTACACGCTGGACAACGTCGGCGACATCTACCTGGTGGGCCGCATGTCGCTGGCGTCGGTCAGCGGCGACGAGATCGACCGGGTGCTCGGGCAGGTGCTCGAAGCGGTGGACTCGGACTTCAACACGTTGCTGGAGTTGGGTTTTCGCTCGTCGATCCAGAAAGAGTGGGAGTGGCGGGTGTCGCGCGGCGAGTCGCTGAAGAACCTGCAGGCCTTTGCTCATCTGATCGACGACGACGAGGGTTAG
- the mshA gene encoding D-inositol-3-phosphate glycosyltransferase — MRHDDVFRLNEPRRVAVLAVHTSPLAQPGTGDAGGMNVYVLQTALHLARRGIEVEIFTRATASADPPVQRVAPGVLVRNVVAGPFEGLDKYDLPTQLCAFAAGVLRAEASHEPGYYDIVHSHYWLSGQVGWLARDRWAVPLVHTAHTLAAVKNAALAQGDSPEPPLRTVGEQQVVDEADRLIVNTDDEARQLISIHHADPARIDVVHPGVDLDVFRPGDRRAARAALGLPLDEDIVAFVGRIQPLKAPDIVLRAAAKLPGVRIVVAGGPSGTGLASPDGLARLADELGISARVTFLPPQSRPNLATLFQAANLVAVPSYSESFGLVALEAQACGTPVAAAAVGGLPVAVRDGVTGTLVAGHDVDHWADALAGLLRAPAPAAAAMSRAAAAHAATFSWDHTTDALLASYRRAIREYTTERRGVGA; from the coding sequence GTGCGGCACGATGACGTCTTCCGGCTGAATGAGCCGCGCCGGGTGGCCGTGCTGGCGGTCCACACCTCGCCACTGGCCCAGCCCGGCACCGGCGACGCGGGCGGCATGAATGTCTACGTGCTGCAGACCGCCCTGCACCTGGCACGCCGCGGCATCGAGGTGGAGATCTTCACCCGGGCGACCGCCTCGGCCGACCCGCCGGTGCAGCGGGTGGCGCCCGGCGTGCTGGTGCGCAACGTGGTGGCCGGGCCGTTCGAGGGCCTGGACAAATACGATCTGCCCACCCAGCTGTGCGCGTTCGCGGCCGGAGTGCTGCGCGCCGAAGCGTCGCACGAGCCGGGTTACTACGACATCGTGCACTCGCACTACTGGCTGTCCGGGCAGGTCGGCTGGCTGGCGCGCGACCGCTGGGCGGTGCCGCTGGTGCACACCGCGCACACCCTGGCCGCGGTGAAGAATGCCGCGCTGGCGCAAGGGGATTCGCCAGAGCCGCCGCTGCGCACGGTGGGCGAGCAGCAGGTGGTCGACGAGGCCGACCGGCTGATCGTCAACACCGACGACGAAGCGCGGCAACTGATTTCGATCCACCACGCCGACCCGGCCAGGATTGACGTCGTGCATCCCGGGGTGGACCTCGACGTGTTCCGGCCCGGCGACCGCCGCGCCGCCCGGGCCGCGCTGGGGCTGCCGCTCGACGAGGACATCGTGGCGTTCGTCGGCCGCATCCAGCCGCTGAAGGCCCCCGACATCGTGTTGCGTGCCGCCGCGAAACTGCCCGGGGTGCGCATCGTGGTGGCCGGCGGGCCGTCGGGCACCGGCCTGGCCTCGCCGGACGGATTGGCCCGGCTGGCCGACGAACTCGGCATCTCCGCGCGGGTCACGTTCCTGCCCCCGCAGTCCCGCCCGAACCTGGCCACTCTGTTCCAGGCGGCCAATCTTGTTGCGGTGCCGAGCTATTCGGAGTCCTTCGGTCTGGTGGCGCTGGAGGCGCAGGCGTGCGGCACCCCGGTGGCCGCGGCCGCGGTCGGCGGGCTGCCGGTGGCCGTGCGCGACGGCGTCACCGGCACCCTGGTGGCCGGGCACGACGTCGACCACTGGGCCGACGCGCTGGCCGGGCTGCTGCGCGCGCCCGCCCCGGCGGCCGCGGCGATGAGCCGCGCGGCGGCCGCGCACGCCGCCACCTTCTCCTGGGACCACACCACGGACGCGCTGCTGGCCAGCTACCGGCGCGCGATCCGCGAGTACACGACCGAGCGCCGGGGGGTGGGCGCATGA
- the regX gene encoding two-component sensory transduction protein RegX encodes MTSVLIVEDEESLADPLAFLLRKEGFEATVVTDGSAALAEFDRAGADIVLLDLMLPGMSGTDVCKQLRARSSVPVIMVTARDSEIDKVVGLELGADDYVTKPYSARELIARIRAVLRRGGDDDSEISDGVLESGPVRMDVERHVVSVNGDTITLPLKEFDLLEYLMRNSGRVLTRGQLIDRVWGADYVGDTKTLDVHVKRLRSKIEADPANPVHLVTVRGLGYKLEG; translated from the coding sequence ATGACCAGTGTGCTGATTGTCGAGGACGAGGAGTCGCTGGCCGACCCGCTGGCCTTCCTGCTCCGCAAGGAGGGCTTCGAGGCCACCGTGGTGACCGACGGGTCCGCCGCGCTCGCCGAGTTCGATCGGGCCGGCGCCGACATCGTGCTGCTCGACCTGATGCTCCCCGGGATGTCGGGCACCGACGTCTGCAAGCAGCTGCGCGCGCGTTCCAGCGTGCCGGTGATCATGGTGACCGCCCGGGACAGCGAGATCGACAAGGTCGTCGGCCTCGAGCTCGGCGCCGATGACTATGTGACCAAGCCGTATTCGGCGCGGGAGCTGATCGCGCGGATCCGGGCGGTGCTGCGCCGCGGCGGTGACGACGACTCCGAGATCAGCGACGGCGTGCTCGAATCCGGCCCGGTGCGGATGGACGTCGAACGCCACGTCGTCTCGGTCAACGGTGACACGATCACGTTGCCGCTCAAGGAATTCGACCTGCTCGAGTACCTGATGCGCAACAGCGGCCGGGTGCTGACCCGCGGCCAGCTGATCGACCGGGTGTGGGGCGCCGACTACGTCGGCGACACCAAGACGCTCGACGTGCACGTCAAGCGGCTGCGCTCCAAGATCGAAGCCGACCCGGCCAACCCGGTGCACCTGGTGACGGTGCGCGGGCTGGGCTACAAGCTGGAAGGCTAA
- a CDS encoding phosphoglyceromutase — protein sequence MGETATLVLLRHGESEWNSLNLFTGWVDVGLTDKGRAEAVRSGELLAEQGLLPDVLYTSLLRRAITTAHLALDAADRLWIPVRRSWRLNERHYGALQGLDKAETKARYGEEQFMAWRRSYDTPPPPIERGSTYSQDADPRYADIGGGPLTECLADVVVRFLPYFTDVIVPDLRSGKTVLIVAHGNSLRALVKHLDQMSDDDVVGLNIPTGIPLRYDLDARLRPLVPGGTYLDPEAAAAGAAAVASQGRG from the coding sequence ATGGGTGAGACTGCCACGCTGGTACTGCTGCGCCACGGCGAAAGCGAATGGAACTCGCTGAACCTGTTCACCGGTTGGGTGGATGTCGGGCTGACCGACAAGGGCCGCGCCGAAGCGGTGCGCAGCGGCGAGCTGCTGGCCGAGCAGGGCCTGCTGCCCGACGTGCTCTACACGTCGCTGCTGCGCCGCGCGATCACCACCGCGCATCTGGCCCTGGACGCCGCGGACCGGCTGTGGATCCCGGTGCGGCGCAGCTGGCGGCTCAACGAACGCCACTACGGGGCGCTGCAGGGCCTGGACAAGGCCGAGACGAAGGCGCGCTACGGCGAGGAGCAGTTCATGGCCTGGCGACGCAGCTATGACACGCCGCCGCCGCCGATCGAGCGGGGCAGCACCTACAGCCAGGACGCCGATCCGCGCTACGCCGACATCGGCGGCGGGCCGCTGACCGAGTGCCTGGCCGACGTGGTCGTCCGGTTCCTGCCGTACTTCACCGATGTCATCGTCCCGGACCTGCGCAGCGGCAAGACGGTGCTGATCGTCGCGCACGGCAACTCGCTGCGCGCCCTGGTCAAGCACCTCGATCAGATGTCCGACGACGACGTCGTGGGGCTGAACATCCCGACCGGCATCCCGCTGCGCTACGACTTGGACGCCCGGCTGCGGCCGCTGGTTCCCGGCGGCACCTACCTCGACCCCGAGGCGGCCGCCGCCGGCGCCGCCGCGGTTGCCAGCCAGGGGCGCGGCTGA
- a CDS encoding ROK family protein → MGHAPGPKPHRAVRRQIVPPALHIPESAAASVFRAVRLRGPVGRDVIANVTSLSIATVNRQVIALLEAGLLRERADLAVSGAIGRPRVPVEVNHEPFVTLGIHIGARTTSIVATDLFGRTLDTVETPTPRNPAGPALASLADSARCYLRRWHRRRPLWIGVAIGGTVDSATGQVDHPRLGWRQAPVGQVLADALGLPVSVASHVDAMAGAELLLGMRRFLPSSPTSLYVYARETVGYALVIGGRVHVPTSGPGTIATLPAHSELLGGTGQLESTVSDEAVVAVARQLRILPFAPANRASGSAAGIADLLRVARAGNEQARELLAERGRVLGEAVALLRDMLNPDELVVGGQAFTEYPEAMEQVEAAFAARSVLGPRDIRLTAFGNRVQEAGAGTVSLSGLYADPLSAMRRAGALDARLREVARDESSA, encoded by the coding sequence GTGGGCCACGCGCCCGGCCCCAAGCCCCACCGCGCGGTGCGCCGGCAGATCGTGCCGCCGGCACTGCACATCCCCGAATCCGCGGCGGCCTCCGTCTTCCGGGCCGTCCGGCTGCGCGGGCCGGTCGGCCGTGACGTCATCGCCAACGTCACCTCGCTGAGCATCGCCACGGTCAACCGTCAGGTCATCGCGCTGCTGGAGGCCGGCCTGCTGCGCGAGCGCGCCGACCTGGCGGTCTCCGGCGCCATCGGGCGCCCGCGGGTGCCGGTGGAGGTCAACCACGAGCCGTTCGTGACGCTGGGCATCCACATCGGCGCGCGGACCACCAGCATCGTGGCCACCGACCTGTTCGGCCGCACCCTGGACACGGTCGAGACGCCCACGCCGCGCAACCCGGCCGGGCCCGCGCTGGCGTCCCTGGCCGACAGCGCCCGCTGCTACCTGCGACGCTGGCACCGCCGGCGGCCGCTGTGGATCGGCGTCGCGATCGGCGGCACCGTCGACAGCGCCACCGGCCAGGTGGACCACCCGCGGCTGGGCTGGCGGCAGGCGCCGGTCGGCCAGGTGCTGGCCGACGCGCTGGGCCTGCCCGTGTCGGTGGCCTCCCACGTGGACGCCATGGCCGGGGCCGAGCTGCTGCTGGGCATGCGCCGGTTCCTGCCCAGCTCGCCGACCAGCCTGTACGTGTACGCCCGCGAGACCGTCGGCTATGCGCTGGTGATCGGCGGGCGGGTGCACGTGCCGACCAGCGGCCCGGGCACCATCGCGACCCTGCCGGCGCACTCCGAGCTGCTCGGCGGCACCGGGCAGCTGGAATCGACCGTCAGCGACGAGGCGGTGGTGGCCGTCGCCCGCCAGCTGCGCATCCTGCCGTTCGCCCCGGCGAACCGGGCTAGCGGATCCGCCGCCGGGATCGCCGACCTGCTGCGGGTGGCCCGCGCCGGCAACGAGCAGGCCAGGGAGCTGCTCGCGGAGCGGGGCCGCGTGCTGGGCGAGGCGGTGGCGCTGCTGCGCGACATGCTCAACCCCGACGAGCTGGTGGTCGGCGGGCAGGCCTTCACCGAGTACCCCGAGGCGATGGAGCAGGTGGAGGCGGCGTTCGCGGCGCGCTCGGTGCTGGGGCCGCGTGACATCCGGCTCACCGCCTTCGGCAACCGGGTGCAGGAGGCCGGCGCCGGAACGGTGTCGCTGAGCGGGCTGTACGCCGACCCGCTGAGCGCGATGCGGCGGGCCGGGGCGCTGGACGCCCGGCTGCGCGAGGTCGCGCGGGACGAGTCGTCGGCCTGA
- a CDS encoding NUDIX hydrolase, with protein MTPVPDFIVELRRRIGHAPLWLPGITAVTIRGRKVLLVKRSDNGAWTAVTGIVEPGENPADCAAREVREEAGVSARATRLAWVHVTRPAIHANGDHAQYLDHVFRMEWLSGEPFPADDESTAAAWFDLDELPPMTADMRRRITLSANDDERTVFDTDGPPPARPSG; from the coding sequence GTGACGCCGGTCCCGGATTTCATCGTCGAGCTTCGCCGGCGGATCGGTCATGCGCCGCTGTGGTTGCCCGGCATCACGGCCGTCACCATCCGCGGCCGAAAGGTGTTGCTGGTCAAGCGATCCGACAATGGCGCCTGGACGGCCGTGACGGGCATCGTGGAGCCGGGCGAGAATCCGGCCGACTGCGCCGCCCGCGAAGTGCGCGAGGAAGCGGGGGTCAGCGCGCGGGCCACCCGGCTGGCGTGGGTGCACGTGACCCGGCCGGCCATCCACGCCAACGGCGACCACGCCCAGTACCTGGATCACGTGTTCCGGATGGAGTGGCTGTCCGGGGAGCCCTTCCCCGCCGACGACGAGAGCACCGCCGCCGCGTGGTTCGACCTCGACGAGCTTCCGCCGATGACGGCGGACATGCGTCGGCGTATCACGTTGAGCGCCAACGACGATGAGCGGACCGTCTTCGACACCGACGGTCCGCCCCCGGCACGCCCGTCGGGCTAG
- a CDS encoding thioesterase family protein, which produces MNALFTTAMTLREAGSGVYDGELDKRWTIGPKVHGGAMLALCANAARTACAGGPESAQQPVAVSASFLWAPDPGPMRLVTSIRKRGRRISVVDVELTQGERTAVHAVVNLGEPEHFPADGSAASAKPLLSANPVPALMPPEPPDDIEPIGPGHPLAGLVHLGEGCDVRPVLSTMQPSADGRPPVIQMWARPRGVAPDALFALMCGDLSAPVTFAVDRTGWAPTIQLTAFLRGLPADGWLRIIATCTEIGHDWFDEDHTVVDSLGRLVVQARQLALVPAAP; this is translated from the coding sequence ATGAACGCGTTATTCACCACCGCAATGACGTTGCGGGAGGCCGGATCCGGCGTCTACGACGGCGAGCTCGACAAGCGCTGGACCATCGGTCCCAAGGTGCACGGCGGCGCGATGCTGGCGCTGTGCGCCAACGCCGCCCGCACCGCCTGCGCCGGCGGGCCGGAATCGGCGCAGCAGCCCGTGGCGGTGTCGGCCAGCTTCCTGTGGGCGCCCGATCCGGGGCCGATGCGATTGGTGACGTCGATCCGCAAGCGCGGCCGGCGGATCAGCGTGGTCGACGTCGAGCTCACCCAGGGTGAGCGGACCGCCGTGCACGCCGTCGTCAATCTCGGTGAGCCGGAGCACTTTCCGGCCGACGGGTCGGCGGCAAGCGCCAAGCCGCTGCTGTCGGCCAACCCGGTGCCGGCTCTGATGCCGCCCGAACCGCCCGACGACATCGAACCGATCGGGCCCGGGCATCCGCTGGCCGGCCTGGTGCACCTGGGCGAGGGGTGCGACGTGCGGCCGGTGTTGTCGACGATGCAGCCCTCCGCCGACGGGCGACCGCCGGTGATCCAGATGTGGGCACGCCCCCGCGGGGTGGCGCCGGATGCGCTGTTCGCGCTGATGTGCGGCGACCTGTCGGCGCCGGTCACCTTCGCCGTGGACCGCACTGGCTGGGCGCCGACGATCCAGCTCACCGCGTTTCTGCGGGGCCTGCCGGCCGACGGCTGGCTGCGCATCATCGCGACCTGCACCGAGATCGGGCACGACTGGTTCGACGAGGACCACACCGTCGTCGACAGCTTGGGCCGCCTGGTGGTGCAGGCCCGCCAGCTGGCCCTGGTCCCTGCCGCTCCTTAG
- a CDS encoding SDR family NAD(P)-dependent oxidoreductase → MVGTGRNERVAVVTGASSGIGEATARTLAAQGFHVVAVARRAERIHALANEIGGTAIVADVTDDAAVAALASKLSRVDVLVNNAGGARGLEPVAEADLEHWRWMWETNVIGTLRVTRALLPKLVDSGDGLIVTVTSVAALEVYDGGAGYTAAKHGQGALHRTLRGELLGKPVRLTEIAPGAVETEFSLVRFDGDQQRADAVYTGITPLVAADVAEVIGFVASRPAHVNLDLIVMKPRDQASASRFNRRG, encoded by the coding sequence ATGGTTGGAACTGGCAGGAATGAACGCGTCGCGGTGGTCACCGGGGCCAGCTCGGGAATCGGCGAGGCAACCGCCCGAACCCTGGCTGCACAGGGCTTTCACGTCGTCGCGGTGGCGCGGCGGGCCGAGCGGATCCACGCCCTGGCCAACGAGATCGGCGGTACCGCCATTGTGGCCGATGTCACAGACGACGCCGCGGTGGCGGCGCTGGCGAGCAAATTGAGCCGGGTCGACGTGCTGGTCAACAACGCCGGCGGGGCCCGCGGCCTGGAACCGGTCGCCGAAGCCGACCTCGAGCACTGGCGGTGGATGTGGGAGACCAACGTGATCGGCACGCTGCGGGTCACCCGCGCGCTGCTGCCCAAGCTGGTCGATTCCGGCGACGGACTGATCGTCACCGTGACTTCCGTTGCGGCACTTGAGGTTTACGACGGCGGCGCCGGCTACACGGCTGCCAAGCACGGGCAGGGGGCGTTGCACCGCACGCTGCGCGGCGAGCTGCTGGGCAAGCCGGTGCGGCTGACCGAGATCGCCCCGGGCGCAGTGGAAACCGAGTTCTCGCTGGTGCGCTTCGACGGCGACCAACAACGCGCCGACGCCGTCTACACCGGCATCACCCCGCTGGTGGCGGCCGACGTGGCCGAGGTGATCGGGTTCGTCGCGTCACGACCGGCGCACGTCAACCTGGATCTGATCGTGATGAAGCCGCGCGATCAGGCGTCGGCCAGCCGGTTCAACCGCCGGGGGTAG